One genomic region from Lates calcarifer isolate ASB-BC8 linkage group LG10, TLL_Latcal_v3, whole genome shotgun sequence encodes:
- the skor1b gene encoding SKI family transcriptional corepressor 1 homolog-B isoform X1: protein MDSIPAGRDSSSSPSSKQELSYSSTTNLKPNQVGETVLYGIPIVSLVIDGQERLCLAQISNTLLKNYSYNEIHNRRVALGITCVQCTPVQLEILRRAGAMPISSRRCGMITKREAERLCKSFLGAHSPPKLPENFAFDVSHECAWGSRGSFIPARYNSSRAKCIKCSYCNMYFSPNKFIFHSHRTPESKYTQPDAANFNSWRRHLKLTDKGSPTDILHAWEDVKAMFNGGSRKRTLPGCGSESSSSLKSQGPNRPRDSPEIPAKILSCEDNRGGMTSTRSYPVIPVPSKGFGMLQKIPPPLFPHPYGFPAFGLCQKKEDSIMGEQSKAGLPGVLWPGTKDSAYHSFPMFWPAAGALPMPPYPQSQHKPTPDLLCPPRQTDMDISEHSDRSTNTSKDSMVENDRCSSTQSARNEDDKSGDEARPLEGMTLAPRKISYVSAFRPVIKDAECIAKLYGNRGAYNGCRTGYLSPDFLSESSSYRSVSPCVDSEGEPDVDVETNKTPDEEEEEVGGDSRPLSSVCPRTPPGLAHGVSPNHSDCKGVQESSLVDSQKMSLHVAQSSDRELQSKQLSETHIAASFTEVYTPERGELQQRSSPYQFRPANYQTGVLTTNDESASKEEPSSTVEEIETKSFNEQNSEENQRESDDGGEASARALPTQRNIESLAKEELQKQLLEQVELRKKLEREFQNLKDNFQDQMKRELSYREEMVQQLHIVREAHDALHHFSCKMLTPRHCTGSCSFKSPLLPP from the exons ATGGACTCCATACCTGCGGGGCGAGACTCCAGCTCCTCGCCAAGCTCCAAACAAGAACTTTCCTACTCGAGCACCACCAACCTGAAGCCCAACCAGGTCGGGGAGACGGTGCTGTACGGAATACCCATCGTGTCTTTGGTGATAGACGGCCAGGAGAGACTTTGCCTCGCGCAGATATCAAACACCCTGTTGAAGAATTACAGTTACAACGAGATACACAACCGTCGCGTGGCGCTGGGGATCACCTGCGTCCAGTGCACCCCGGTCCAGCTGGAGATCCTGCGCAGAGCCGGGGCGATGCCGATCTCCTCCAGGCGCTGTGGGATGATCACCAAACGCGAGGCCGAGAGACTTTGTAAGTCGTTTCTGGGAGCTCACTCGCCTCCTAAACTTCCAGAAAATTTTGCTTTTGACGTGTCCCACGAGTGCGCCTGGGGGAGTCGAGGCAGCTTCATCCCGGCCAGATACAACAGCTCCAGGGCCAAGTGCATCAAGTGCTCCTATTGCAACATGTATTTTTCTCCTAATAAATTCATATTTCACTCGCACCGCACGCCGGAGTCCAAGTACACGCAGCCAGACGCGGCGAATTTTAATTCCTGGCGGCGGCATCTTAAATTAACAGATAAAGGCAGCCCGACAGACATATTACACGCTTGGGAAGATGTGAAGGCCATGTTCAACGGGGGCAGTCGTAAGAGGACGCTGCCGGGCTGTGGGTCAGAGTCCAGCTCCTCGTTAAAATCACAAGGACCCAACCGTCCACGAGACTCACCCGAGATACCCGCGAAAATCCTCAGCTGCGAGGACAACCGCGGCGGCATGACGAGCACGCGCAGCTACCCGGTCATCCCGGTGCCCAGTAAAGGGTTTGGGATGCTGCAGAAGATCCCACCGCCGCTCTTCCCACATCCGTACGGGTTCCCAGCTTTTGGCCTGTGCCAGAAGAAAGAAGACAGCATAATGGGAGAGCAAAGCAAAGCGGGCCTCCCGGGTGTCCTGTGGCCCGGTACCAAGGACAGCGCCTATCACTCCTTCCCCATGTTCTGGCCCGCGGCGGGCGCGCTGCCCATGCCCCCCTACCCCCAGAGTCAGCACAAACCCACCCCAGACCTGCTGTGTCCCCCCAGACAAACTGACATGGACATATCCGAGCACAGCGACCGGAGCACCAACACGTCCAAAGACAGCATGGTCGAAAACGACCGGTGCTCCAGCACGCAGTCCGCGCGTAACGAAGACGACAAGTCCGGGGACGAGGCGAGGCCGTTGGAGGGGATGACCCTCGCGCCCCGGAAAATCAGCTACGTCTCCGCGTTCAGACCCGTCATTAAAGACGCCGAGTGCATCGCCAAGCTGTACGGCAACAGGGGCGCGTACAACGGTTGTCGCACTGGGTATTTATCACCCGACTTTTTAAGCGAGAGCTCGAGCTACCGCTCCGTGTCCCCCTGCGTGGACAGCGAGGGCGAGCCGGACGTGGATGTGGAGACGAACAAAACGccagacgaggaggaggaagaggtgggggGAGACTCTCGGCCTCTGTCCTCGGTATGTCCTCGGACTCCTCCCGGCCTGGCGCACGGTGTTTCACCCAACCACTCAGACTGTAAGGGCGTGCAGGAGAGCAGCCTGGTTGACTCCCAGAAAATGAGCCTGCACGTGGCCCAGTCCTCTGACAGAGAACTGCAGAGCAAGCAGTTATCAGAGACCCACATAGCCGCGTCTTTTACTGAA GTTTACACACCGGAGAGGGGTGAGCTGCAACAAAGGAGCAGTCCGTATCAGTTCAGACCTGCGAATTACCAGACTGGAGTACTTACAACAAATG ATGAGAGTGCGAGTAAAGAGGAGCCGTCTtccacagtggaggagatcgAAACGAAATCTTTTAATGAACAAAACAGCGAGGAGAACCAGCGAGAGTCGGATGATG gcGGGGAAGCCTCAGCCAGAGCTCTGCCAACACAAAGAAACATAGAAAGTCTGGCAAAAG aGGAACTACAGAAGCAGCTATTAGAACAAGTTGAGCTGAGGAAAAAGCTGGAACGTGAATTTCAGAACTTGAAAG
- the skor1b gene encoding SKI family transcriptional corepressor 1 homolog-B isoform X2 yields the protein MDSIPAGRDSSSSPSSKQELSYSSTTNLKPNQVGETVLYGIPIVSLVIDGQERLCLAQISNTLLKNYSYNEIHNRRVALGITCVQCTPVQLEILRRAGAMPISSRRCGMITKREAERLCKSFLGAHSPPKLPENFAFDVSHECAWGSRGSFIPARYNSSRAKCIKCSYCNMYFSPNKFIFHSHRTPESKYTQPDAANFNSWRRHLKLTDKGSPTDILHAWEDVKAMFNGGSRKRTLPGCGSESSSSLKSQGPNRPRDSPEIPAKILSCEDNRGGMTSTRSYPVIPVPSKGFGMLQKIPPPLFPHPYGFPAFGLCQKKEDSIMGEQSKAGLPGVLWPGTKDSAYHSFPMFWPAAGALPMPPYPQSQHKPTPDLLCPPRQTDMDISEHSDRSTNTSKDSMVENDRCSSTQSARNEDDKSGDEARPLEGMTLAPRKISYVSAFRPVIKDAECIAKLYGNRGAYNGCRTGYLSPDFLSESSSYRSVSPCVDSEGEPDVDVETNKTPDEEEEEVGGDSRPLSSVCPRTPPGLAHGVSPNHSDCKGVQESSLVDSQKMSLHVAQSSDRELQSKQLSETHIAASFTEVYTPERGELQQRSSPYQFRPANYQTGVLTTNDESASKEEPSSTVEEIETKSFNEQNSEENQRESDDGGEASARALPTQRNIESLAKEELQKQLLEQVELRKKLEREFQNLKDNFQDQMKRELSYREEMVQQLHIVRAHDALHHFSCKMLTPRHCTGSCSFKSPLLPP from the exons ATGGACTCCATACCTGCGGGGCGAGACTCCAGCTCCTCGCCAAGCTCCAAACAAGAACTTTCCTACTCGAGCACCACCAACCTGAAGCCCAACCAGGTCGGGGAGACGGTGCTGTACGGAATACCCATCGTGTCTTTGGTGATAGACGGCCAGGAGAGACTTTGCCTCGCGCAGATATCAAACACCCTGTTGAAGAATTACAGTTACAACGAGATACACAACCGTCGCGTGGCGCTGGGGATCACCTGCGTCCAGTGCACCCCGGTCCAGCTGGAGATCCTGCGCAGAGCCGGGGCGATGCCGATCTCCTCCAGGCGCTGTGGGATGATCACCAAACGCGAGGCCGAGAGACTTTGTAAGTCGTTTCTGGGAGCTCACTCGCCTCCTAAACTTCCAGAAAATTTTGCTTTTGACGTGTCCCACGAGTGCGCCTGGGGGAGTCGAGGCAGCTTCATCCCGGCCAGATACAACAGCTCCAGGGCCAAGTGCATCAAGTGCTCCTATTGCAACATGTATTTTTCTCCTAATAAATTCATATTTCACTCGCACCGCACGCCGGAGTCCAAGTACACGCAGCCAGACGCGGCGAATTTTAATTCCTGGCGGCGGCATCTTAAATTAACAGATAAAGGCAGCCCGACAGACATATTACACGCTTGGGAAGATGTGAAGGCCATGTTCAACGGGGGCAGTCGTAAGAGGACGCTGCCGGGCTGTGGGTCAGAGTCCAGCTCCTCGTTAAAATCACAAGGACCCAACCGTCCACGAGACTCACCCGAGATACCCGCGAAAATCCTCAGCTGCGAGGACAACCGCGGCGGCATGACGAGCACGCGCAGCTACCCGGTCATCCCGGTGCCCAGTAAAGGGTTTGGGATGCTGCAGAAGATCCCACCGCCGCTCTTCCCACATCCGTACGGGTTCCCAGCTTTTGGCCTGTGCCAGAAGAAAGAAGACAGCATAATGGGAGAGCAAAGCAAAGCGGGCCTCCCGGGTGTCCTGTGGCCCGGTACCAAGGACAGCGCCTATCACTCCTTCCCCATGTTCTGGCCCGCGGCGGGCGCGCTGCCCATGCCCCCCTACCCCCAGAGTCAGCACAAACCCACCCCAGACCTGCTGTGTCCCCCCAGACAAACTGACATGGACATATCCGAGCACAGCGACCGGAGCACCAACACGTCCAAAGACAGCATGGTCGAAAACGACCGGTGCTCCAGCACGCAGTCCGCGCGTAACGAAGACGACAAGTCCGGGGACGAGGCGAGGCCGTTGGAGGGGATGACCCTCGCGCCCCGGAAAATCAGCTACGTCTCCGCGTTCAGACCCGTCATTAAAGACGCCGAGTGCATCGCCAAGCTGTACGGCAACAGGGGCGCGTACAACGGTTGTCGCACTGGGTATTTATCACCCGACTTTTTAAGCGAGAGCTCGAGCTACCGCTCCGTGTCCCCCTGCGTGGACAGCGAGGGCGAGCCGGACGTGGATGTGGAGACGAACAAAACGccagacgaggaggaggaagaggtgggggGAGACTCTCGGCCTCTGTCCTCGGTATGTCCTCGGACTCCTCCCGGCCTGGCGCACGGTGTTTCACCCAACCACTCAGACTGTAAGGGCGTGCAGGAGAGCAGCCTGGTTGACTCCCAGAAAATGAGCCTGCACGTGGCCCAGTCCTCTGACAGAGAACTGCAGAGCAAGCAGTTATCAGAGACCCACATAGCCGCGTCTTTTACTGAA GTTTACACACCGGAGAGGGGTGAGCTGCAACAAAGGAGCAGTCCGTATCAGTTCAGACCTGCGAATTACCAGACTGGAGTACTTACAACAAATG ATGAGAGTGCGAGTAAAGAGGAGCCGTCTtccacagtggaggagatcgAAACGAAATCTTTTAATGAACAAAACAGCGAGGAGAACCAGCGAGAGTCGGATGATG gcGGGGAAGCCTCAGCCAGAGCTCTGCCAACACAAAGAAACATAGAAAGTCTGGCAAAAG aGGAACTACAGAAGCAGCTATTAGAACAAGTTGAGCTGAGGAAAAAGCTGGAACGTGAATTTCAGAACTTGAAAG